A genomic stretch from Salvelinus namaycush isolate Seneca chromosome 25, SaNama_1.0, whole genome shotgun sequence includes:
- the LOC120020086 gene encoding zinc finger CCCH domain-containing protein 13-like: MKRDSRDRGCNSVEPLPMKRDSRDRGCNSVEPLPMKRDSRDRGCNSVEPLPMKRDSRDRGCNSVEPLPMKRDSKGRGCKSVELPPVRRYSKDRSVHGMEPLLQLDSKDSPRNGVESRHDSKDSPRNGVESRHDSKERLSHQNPPELLPRQDSKDQTRNGMDSRHDNKEQMDQPPELLPREDSKDRVRNGMDSRHDNKEQMDQPPELLPREDSKDRVRNGMDSRHDNKEQMDQPPELLPREDSKDRVRNGMDSRHNSNEQMDQPPELLPRQKSKDSPRNGLECRRNSKDRDRESYGLESRHEGKERSYNGMEPFPLPRQEIKESDRNGLEARRDSKDRNCNGSELPPRRDSYGKSANGVDLRCVNKDRVCHSSEALPRRDVRDRGTYSVEQSKAQARNGVSGQQQSSTATPTRHGRPAGSPPMVFGSGNTELKPAPTKYGHSSSGPVTPSPLGTPQRQASEAQASQMPWKCGDSTMLEQIERKRSLCMEIRSRQRPDRNPPDRNLCKQDSMPTLPIWGKSNGAKKIRPPPYPTQTTVFWDTAI, from the exons ATGAAACGGGACAGCAGAGACCGGGGTTGTAACAGTGTGGAGCCCTTGCCTATGAAACGGGACAGCAGAGACCGGGGTTGTAACAGTGTGGAGCCCTTGCCTATGAAACGGGACAGCAGAGACCGGGGTTGTAACAGTGTGGAGCCCTTGCCTATGAAACGGGACAGCAGAGACCGGGGTTGTAACAGTGTGGAGCCCTTGCCTATGAAACGGGACAGTAAAGGCAGAGGATGTAAAAGTGTGGAACTCCCGCCTGTCAGACGGTACAGCAAAGACAGAAGTGTCCACGGCATGGAGCCGTTACTGCAACTGGACAGCAAAGACTCTCCCCGGAATGGTGTGGAGTCCAGACATGACAGCAAAGACTCTCCCCGGAATGGTGTGGAGTCCAGACACGACAGCAAAGAAAGGCTCAGCCACCAGAACCCACCGGAACTTCTACCAAGGCAAGATAGCAAAGACCAAACCAGGAACGGAATGGATTCGAGACATGACAACAAAGAACAAATGGACCAGCCACCAGAGCTTCTACCCAGGGAAGATAGCAAAGACCGAGTCAGGAACGGAATGGATTCGAGACATGACAACAAAGAACAAATGGACCAGCCACCAGAGCTTCTACCCAGGGAAGATAGCAAAGACCGAGTCAGGAACGGAATGGATTCGAGACATGACAACAAAGAACAAATGGACCAGCCACCAGAGCTTCTACCCAGGGAAGATAGCAAAGACCGAGTCAGGAACGGAATGGATTCGAGACACAACAGCAACGAACAAATGGACCAGCCACCAGAGCTCCTACCCAGACAAAAAAGCAAAGATTCACCCAGAAATGGCCTTGAGTGCAGACGTAATAgcaaagacagagacagggagagctACGGCCTAGAATCTAGACATGAGGGCAAAGAACGAAGTTACAATGGAATGGAGCCCTTTCCCTTACCCCGACAGGAAATCAAAGAGTCAGACAGAAATGGCCTTGAAGCCAGGCGTGACAGCAAGGACAGAAACTGCAATGGCTCAGAGTTGCCCCCCCGGCGCGACAGCTACGGCAAGAGTGCCAATGGGGTTGATCTTAGGTGCGTCAATAAAGACCGGGTTTGCCATAGCTCAGAGGCCTTGCCCAGGCGTGATGTCAGAGATAGGGGGACCTATAGCGTGGAGCAATCAAAAGCTCAAGCGAGGAACGGTGTATCAGGGCAACAACAATCATCGACTGCCACACCAACTCGGCATGGGAGACCTGCTGGCAGTCCGCCAATGGTGTTTGGAAGTGGCAATACAG AGCTGAAACCAGCACCTACGAAGTATGGCCACTCCTCCTCTGGCCCAGTTACACCCTCTCCCTTAGGGACCCCACAGAGGCAAGCATCAGAGGCACAG GCGTCCCAGATGCCGTGGAAGTGTGGGGACAGCACCATGCTGGAGCAGATCGAGAGGAAACGCTCCCTGTGCATGGAGATCCGCTCCAGGCAGCGGCCAGACAGGAACCCCCCGGACAGGAACCTCTGTAAGCAGGACAGCATGCCTACCCTCCCCATCTGGGGGAAGAGCAACGGGGCCAAAAAGATCCGGCCTCCCCCCTACCCAACACAAACCACCGTGTTCTGGGACACAGCCATCTGA